A region of the Stigmatopora nigra isolate UIUO_SnigA chromosome 10, RoL_Snig_1.1, whole genome shotgun sequence genome:
GTTTTTAGACCCATTTagatattatttttagatttaggaCATTTCAATCCTTATAGGCtaagtaaatatttttggtcaattagaaaaaaataaacatgaggaattattactattattatattttaaaaatgtcaatattcttttgtatttttaaagtatagTTTCTGGTGATTGTAAAGAAATGTGTAAATGAATACACAAAAGCGAAGCAGCATACACCTTTAAAATCTTTATTCAAAGGGCAAGCTGAAAGTTTAGTTGATGTTAATGTGAGTTAATGTTGTGCAATGGCTTTCTGTTCCCTTGAGATATAGCCAAAAACAATTATCACCAAAGATGCCGACAAATTGCTGacttatgaaataaaaatgtagtttgTCCCATATTAACCTGCAATAAATATCACAGGGTACACAAACTTCAAgttgaataaatataaataattctaaaataCCTTGTCACATTACAAGAATAGTATACTACCACAATTATACCTTGATGGAGGTCTATCTTCTCCCTATTGGATGGAAAAACGAGGTGATGGAAAATGTGTGCACCTCAAAGTAAATGAACCTTGAGACATGTCAGCAATGACCAATTATTACGTGTGTATGAAATATGAAAAGGAGGATCAGCTTCTTTCATGGGTGATATGAAGCTTTGGCGTTCCAATCCGAGCGGACAAACAATGTAAGCGTGCATTTGAGGGAGGCCATGTCGGCCGTACTCACCGTAGATGCTATTCTGTTTGGGATGCTCGTATTTTGTGGCATCTTGGGAAACCTTTTGGTCATCTTTGTGGTGAGATAACTTAATTTTATCCTTCTATCTAGTACtgtcattaatttttttcactCAGTTCTACCTCCCTAGGTTGTAGTTAGTTAGCTAGGttatgctagctagctagcatcaTCGGAAActttaaataaacatattttggtgactgtaaaatgtaaaagtttaatttattttttacttattttcaaaatgcaatatatttttgttctttttttggtcaaatgtggCCATAACATTTGAGGGCGAAGATATTGTTATGggcaatgttattttttttgcgcactactctcgtcttctctgcgcagcagcaatcatatggcgcgtagtaaataaaatccaaactttttttttaccctttccccatgatggtaccgtttacgtggcagccagtggcagtagctctgtccactcttatgttttttgtgttttacagcatgttttacatgaaaaattagagggaacattggtaatGGGTGGATTATTAGCATATTTATCTGCCCGGtgttttaatcattaaaatttAAGAGAACTTTGACTTAATAATGACTTTAAATAGAAGAGTTAAAACACTACTCAGTCATTTAGAAGTAGAGATGACCTCCTTGATTGCTTAACCCTCTCTTGTTTTCCTCATAGGTTCTCCAAGCCGCGACAGAAAGTCCATCTCGAAGACTCCCCCCCTCTGATACTATTTTAGTGCATCTATCACTGGCCAACCTCCTCACCTCACTTTTCCGCACCGTTCCCATTTTTGTTTCAGACTTAGGCTTGAACGTCAGTCTTTCCCCGGGTTGGTGTCGAGTCTTCATGCTTTTGTGGGTGTGGTGGCGAGCTGTTGGCTGCTGGGTGACGCTCACACTTAGCATCTTCCACTTTGCCACACTTCGTCGTCAGCATGTGACCTTTGGCCCCCTGGCCTTACAACGGGAACGGCGACGTGTCTGGGTCATCTTGGGCGTGGTTTGGGGACTCAACTTAGCTTTCTCTACCCCTGCTCTCGTATATAGCACCCACGTCCACGGGAACGCCACGGTTGAGTTGATGGTGATCAGCTGTACCACTCGGCCTCTCCTCGGCTGTATATGGGAGTTCCCCTCCAGCCAGCAGGGGGCAGCGTTCGCCTCAGCTTCATTGGCTTTTAATGAGGTATTACCACTCCTTCTGATGGTGTGCACCAACTTGGCAACTTTACACTCATTGGCTAAGCATATCAGGGCCGTAACTGCGGGGGGAGAACGCGGGGAGTTGGACAAACACGTATCCGGCGAGCGCAAGGCGGCTCACGTCATCATGTCCATGGTGTCGCTTTTTGTGGTGTGTTGGGTGCTTCAGGTTGCTGCGGTAACCTACTATAACCACGATAGAGGTCACCATGCCGAAGGACTGCTTACTGTAGCTCATTTCTCCGCTTCACTCTTTGTAGGATTTTGTCCCCTAGTGGTGGCCCTCGGCCATGGCAAGTTAAGGAGGAGGATTATCAGTATGATACTCGGCTGGTCAAAAGGTTTCAGATGGAGGAGCTCCTCTGTGGAAGGTGGGGTTCAAAGCATGCAGGTTGAAGAAAAGAAggaacagacaaccatttttgTTGTAGCAAAAGAATGTAAACATAAAGGTGGATGCAAGagttgaaataataaaattttgGCGCTGATTTGAATGTTtatctggatttttttggtatcatTTCAAATACCGAAGCTCAAGGgtgagccggaccattttagatctaatatttagaattttttttataaatggattaaaagaactggaataaaaggcctgaatattcagtttttttatagatctaaaacaatgtttattttagctttttaaaaaatatttttagattttacaaaatgatttttgaactaaaaacataagaattggattaaaaaattacaattattgatttaaaagggggaaatcaagaaatgtaatatacatctatactcttaatttgatcctaaaacagaaagtcagcactcatgattaacttttccCTTGTCAGTGGGTGAGAACAGACTTAATAAAAGAACGTAGCCGGCGGTGACCCACTGCCAAAACCATAGGGGACATGGCGATGAAAACGATGTTGGCGAAACGAGCGATGACCAATAGAAACTCAGCCGAGGAGCCTCGGTTATAGTTGAAGTAGTTGACGGATATGATGCTGGTTCCCCATGACATGATGAAGAGCATGATAAGAGCAAGAATAACCTGTAGAAGAAGGAATTGTCAAAATGGCGTCCTTGTACTTTGCCCCAGAGTAGTATTACTTGTTCTCAGAAGTCTGTTAAATAATgagcaacaaataaaaaaacataggtATGTAAAaaagccctaaccctaaccctacactCCACAATAAGGTTAAATTTATGAAATACTTCTCACCTTGGCAGCGCGTCTTTCGGCTGGCACTCTTTTGATGACGGGCGCATCTTTGACTGAAGTTCTCCCGTGGGTGTAGAGAGTGTAAAGAGAGCCAATGTTGGTTAGGAGCATTAAAATGATGGGGAGAGTCTCATGGATCACCATAGAGGTGGTGGCGTATGATAAGCCGCTGAAGGAATAAGGAAAGTTCCAAACGCAACCCAGCAAGGGTCgtgttgtactgctcacaagCATTAGCGTCTGGTGGAGAATCATaacattattgttattgtcCAGTCACTGAATAAAGTCCTAATATTGCAAAGTCAAACTccaatatgaataaaaacaaacatacatgcTTTTCCAGCACCAAATACCATTCtaaagtattaaataaatataaaataaagtataattcatgtctgtatatatataaaaacatatgaAATATCTATAATATCTTAACTAACAAATCCATTTAATAGTgtaattaaaacaatatatatcttatgtaaaaaaatatacatataaaaatatctatatctTAACTAACAAATCCATTTAAAAGTGTAATTAAACAATATATAacttatgtaaaaaataaaatatcttcACTAACAAATCCATTTAGTAGTgtaattaaaacaatatataccttatgtaaaaatatatataaatgtatataaaatatcttAACTAACAAATCCATTTACTAGTGTATTTGAAACAATATATATaccttatgtaaaaaaaaaaatcttaactaacaaatccatttcatagtgtaattaaaacaatatatatcatatgtataaaaacaacaacataaatctTACCTCTGTGGTGTTCACATTGCCATTGGTCGAAAAGATATACGCTGGAATGGAGTACAAAAAGTTGAGTAGCCAGATAAAACCCAGATTGAGCAGTAGAACACTGGGAGCCCCTCGCTGTGTACGAATGGTGGTAATATTAGGAGCCACGCGCCTCAAAGTCTGAAGGTGAAAGCCACTGAGAAACAGCGTTGACCACACGTTGACCGAGCGcagccacacccacacacccatgAGAAAGCGACACCATTCCTTGGATGAATACAGCTGCGGAAGATAGGAAATGTGAATCTATTTCCGCCATCTTTTGCAAGTCCACCTACCTCTAATCCAATATCCGAGATGACCAACAGCGTATTCCTCATCACCGACACCAACAAATTAGACAAAGCCATGTTGATGATAATAATGTCAGAGTTGTGTCCTCGCCCTCGTTCCACATACACGCTTTTACCGATGACCATCATCACCACGGCGTTCCCCAGTATTCCCAGTATCACCAGTATCATGTACATAGCAATCTGGAGTGGGGAAACGGAGACTCGAAGTCCCATGCCGATTAGCTCCATATCGTCCTCCATGGGGTCGACCATTGTTGTTAATTTTCCTctcagcataaaaaaatatgactaaaaaatgatttcacGTAACAAGGGGTGCCGCATCTTTAGTTCTATATTCGGTAGTTGTCATCCAAATGGATCCTGGGCCTTTTTTTGTAAGGTTCTTGCTCAGGTTGGGAGGAGGATGGTGATGTCTTTGGGGCGGAAATCACTTAATAATCCTCATTAGGCTCTCACAAAACTCCAGGATGTTGTTTCCCAAGGTGCTTGCTAATTGCTAATAACCCACAGGTGATTAATCAGCGTATCCTGAATGAAAGCTGCTTCATTTGCACTCTATCACCCCAAGGGAGGATGAAGCCTGTTGGCTCATGTGTTTGACGTGTTACTCCTCCAAGAAAAAATGGAggagagaacatacaaactcctaTTCGCAATACCCCAAAATAGTCTTATAATGGGCTAAGAAAATTGTCACATCTCTATTTTGCCCATTAAGTTAGGCTAAATGAATAGCTTAGGAACCCACTTGTACTTGGATAGGCCTTTATGGAGAAACAATTTGTAATTTCGAAGCATAGCCAGTAGATGGCTCTATAACCAACAGAACAATAAGGTCATTTTTAGGATCATGACATGGAATTGAGAGCTTTACCACATTTATCTCTTCTCGTTCATTTGAATTAATGAAAAATCCCTACAcaataaacataaacataaataagcacagattaaaaataaaaacttttgtttttgcttataaGAATTTAGTCCAATTGATGATCttgtttatcatcatcattcccTATCTGTGATTTACACAGAGATGGTAAAGAGGGAAACAATGTAAATAAAGCATTTGATGTTCTTGTGTTTAGTCGGAAAGGGGCTGTCTGAGTGGAGGCCATTAAAACACTTGAAAAGGGTTCAAGAAGTTGGCAAAAAAGGAAACCATTGTCATTATAATTGATTTCAAGAGTCATCCTTACCTCACGTGAAAACAATAAAACTGgtttatttaacattatttttttgtacaaatattttGTTGACCGACCTGGATCTGAACCTAGGTCtgaggctgatgtgctaaccaaTCATTCACCAGGGCGACCACTTTACCAGTTTTAACCTAAAataaatatgccaaaaaaaaaaaagtctgaaaaactcaatattcagCACCGCTAATCTATTATAAATTGTCTATTGAGCAGCATATTCCCTCTCCTCGGCCAGAACTGTAAAGAGGAGAGATGCAAACCCGGGTGTTGGACCCAAATTGTGGGAGTCTTGTTGACCGGGAAGATGGCGGAAGGTACGTAGAAGAGGTACCATGGGTTCCCCCTTTATCCCAGCGAAGCCAAAATCCTTTCAGGTTCTGCTGTACGGCCTTCCATTCCACTTGCACCTCATTGTTTGTTGTGGAGGCCAGCTGAAGGTCAGGGAGGGCTGGCAGAGTCGCAGGTGCTGATGCTGTTTGAAGAGAATACACATCAACAAATGTTTATAAATAGGTAGTTTGGCCTCTTGGTTAAAATTCTGATGATGCCAACAACTGTAAATATCAAATACTATATAATATAGTAgtataaatcataaaaaaatatgatcttTAAACTGACACGCCAACCCGTTATCtactttttgatgaaaatgtggcagaatataaaaaaaagcatattgtcttattttttaaatgcttttttaaagccaaaatgTTCTCCACTTCTGGAATAACCCAAATAATTCTAAAGTTTTCTTtacaatttgtcttttttataaTGCCAATGCACTAAATACAAAACAGAgcgtgttgtttattttttttctcatgaaaaACCAGCATCTCGTCAATCTGTGCGCACACGTTTAATCCGGAATAATAACGTGGATTAGGAATAAAATGTCTTCACACACCTTCCTGACTGCAAGCTTTCACCGACATGGCTGTTTGTTTCCCATTCTTGTAGAAAGTACTGACTGTAACAAGGTACTCGGTTCCAAACTCCAAGTGGGTCAACACAGTAGAGTTCTGGTGGCTTTGTACGATCACAGTGCGTGGCGTTCCACTTGGAATGGCGCCGTACTCCACTGTGTATCTTTCAACTAAAGATGGCTGCAAGGGACCCCAACTCACTTGGGTCTGATGGGGTCCAAATGGGGTCACTGAAACCAAGGCGGGGCTTAAAACCTCTGATGGCGGCATAAGAAGTAAAAACATGATGGTTATCATAAGAACTAAttcaagtagtagtagttaatCTTCTTACCGGGAAGTGTAGTGAAGGTCACAGTGAGGGTGTTGAAAAGGCCCTGGTTGGATTCGGGTTGCAGGAAGGCAGAATAGGTGGTCGCGGGTTGTAGTTTGGTCAActtgaccgacctggattcttCGTTGAGAGTACGCCTCCCCTGTGTTTGCGCATTTCCAATGGCTGTATACCATAATTCATAGTAGCCACCGAGTGTGCTTAAAACAGGGCGCCATTGGAGTAAAGCACTGTGCGATGTGATGTCAATGGCGCGAAGTCGCTCAGCTCGAATTATTCCTTTAGTTGAGACGTGATagaaaagaatttaaaaaattagGCACAGTTGAAGTGATGAAGAAGTGAACTATATTTGTAACTAAGTTCTTTCTCATTTTTgtctggattaaaagcccttaatattcagttttttatagatctaaaacaatgtttcatttgagcttcttaaaaatatatatttttagattttacaaaatgatttttgaactaaatacagaaaaaatgattaaaagattacaattattgatttaaaagggtaaaaatcaggaaattcaatatacatctatagtcttcatttgaatttgatcctaaaacagaaagtcggcactcatgattgactttttcaggccgcacaaaatcatgcggcgggccagatttggccctaaggccgccactttgacacatgtgccgtAAATGCAGAAAGTTTGAGCAAATTCATACATACTGATAATAGCTGCTCTCATCTCATCGGTGATAATGTCAATGTTGTCAATGTCCACAGAGTACAAATGGGACTCCACAGGAGGCGAGACAGCACGTTGTAACACCTGGAAATTTCCGTGCACCGTAGACACGATTAACACGGAAACCCCTCTTGCCTTCAGCTGGGCGATAGGCTCTTCCACTTCACCAAGCTCGACGCCATCCGTCAGCCATAGCATGACCTTAGGCACTCTATTATCCGTCAAAATTTCCTGAGCCACTTGTAGCGCCGCTTCTGTGTTGGTGCTTCCGTGTAGCTGCGTTGCGGCGAGTAGAGCTTTCTGAAGACTTCTCTGATTGCTATGAACGTCCAAGCCGAACTCCAGGTTCGGCTCGGTGCCCACTTGCAGGAGCCCGACCCTCACATGGCCACGGCCTAGCGTAAAGGGCCGAACGAGCTCGGCGGTGAAGCCTAGCAATTTGGAGAACTCGTAGTTGGCTACACTCCCTGAAGAGTCCAGTAATAGAAGAATGTCGCCTTCGCAACAGTTCAACACTAAAAAGGAGGCAGAAGACAGAAAAATTATTTTAGGGAGGTAAATTGAGTGAAAAATGCAGATGAAACAAATAGAAGAAAGGcttgatgggaaaaaaatcgaGACAGAGTCAAAACAAGAGCTGATTCTACTTTCTGATGGACATGCTTGGATGAATTGTTGCTTTCATGCAAAACGGAGGCGGAATCTGCCAGCATGAGatattcagaagaaaaaaaatccaaagggtagacaaaagtattgggacaatTGCTCGTTGTCATAAGCTATGAGAAGTTATTGTAAAATTATTGTAATAGCACCACTTTGACAGATAAAAGATTACTGAGAGTTTCTAACTTTTAGACTTGATGGAGATATGTATTTCTCAAAAATATAATTGGTATATAAAAGTGTCCACTAGCCTGGAGCAATATAAAGTaatttattgtgttttattgtgTCTTTCGAGAATCCATTATATGACTTTTAAGATGAATGGCAACAATTTATTGAACAGTCCATCTTACCTTTAATTACCATAACTTAACTAAGAAGCAACATCAGCAGCAgcttaattataataataataaaataatacaatgatACCAAGCATTAGAATATTATTAAAATGGCAAAACAGCCCATACATTGCATAGCTTAAAACTTGTTACATAATATGCCAACATGTACTTATCAGACTGTGCAGGTGTACCTAATGAAATGGCCATGTAAAAGAAATGAATTTTTCCAACccttttttggccttttttttccattttttaagtgAATTCAATAAACTTACACTATTCTGTGTCATTATTATGTTAAAATATTTGCTCACCTGAGTCAGGTAACTCAACAACCTGTAAATTGCCGCTCTGCAACGTCACCCAAAGAAAAACACAGACGGGCAAAATACTAGTCTTCATCCTCTTGAAGATGTCCATAGGCTGCATAACCTTTCTTTCTAATGTTGAAATGTTGATAATCAAAGCTCACCTCATCCTTCcacctcctcctgctcctcctgttCCTCCTCCTTTCCCTTCTCCTCCTATCGACCAGGAAGACACATCAGTTTTTGATCGAAATTCAGGGCGTCAAGACGCGCCGTCTCACTGCTCCAACTTGTAAAAGACACTCATTGCCTGCGGCCAAACACTGAGTCATTACAAGTCTAATGAACAGGTAATGAGCGTCTCTTAAACGCCTCCCAAATATGTAATGTATACACTGGAAAAATGATCTGATTAGGAACAAGACTATGTCATGTTATCTGAGTTTTTCCACTCAATTCTTGCCCGTGAACCTGCAGACAGAAGGCCAAGATGCATGCTGGGTAAGATGAGGGCTGTTCTGGCAAGCCGATGAAATGATAACATGTCAAAAAAACTGCTGGAATCTgtttatacatgaaaaaaaaacatttgggaaaaGTATTTTGCTCACATACCAGACTGGTTCACATCAGCTGCCAAATATAACCACCTTGAAATCATAGTATCATAGTTTAGTGTAacattaatgcaaaaaaatagccgtacttgtatacagtaatccctcaaatatcgcagatAATGTAAACcggacatggccgcgataacaaaaaataatccaattatGGGAATTAAGGGGATTTATCAAATATTACAGTTAcaggcatatgaaaagactgtaatgtattaatatctaaatatactccagaaataaaacaaatgtaaatactttaagtatGGTACTCATAGTGAAAATAGTTCATGTCTCCAAATTCACAACCTTAGAAGGGAGAATTGTCAAagcaatattatattttgtttagACTGGAGGGCTTATTAGGAGTAAATATTCTGTTTGTTCTGTAGTGTTTGATGTGGATAAGCAATGATGACACATTGGAGCAGGACTGTGTTGACGAGCGGTCAAGCTAATTAATTAAACTTCAAATGAACGCAGTGTCCGGTCCGCTCTTCTACTGAACGGGATTTATCGTCATGACAAAGCAGTTGGTACACAAATTTGATCACAGGGCAGCAATCTATTTACTTTGCAAGTAGTCAATAGGCTCGTTAAAACCACGAGAACAAGCCGACTGATTTATTTAGTGATGTTGATTGTAAACAATGCAAAGAAGCAACTGATGATGCACTACAATACGTAGAAGTAATGCATTAATTAggcattaaaaatgacagttttgacaaaataaagtTTCTTTGCATTCTAAACAAAGTCAATACAAacacataaaatataatttcttttttaatattatatatatatgtgtatatatgtgtattcatgtgtgtgtatatgtgtatatatgtgtgtgtatatgtgtatatatatgtgtgtatatatgtgtgtatatgtatatatatatctatatatatatatatatatatatatatatatatatacacacacacacatatatacacatatatatatacacacacatatatacacatatatatatatatacacacacacacatacatatatacacatatatatatatatatatatatatatatatacacacacacacacatatatacacatatatatctatacacacacacacatatacatatatatatatatatatatatatatatatatatatatatatatatatatatatatatatatatatatatatatatatatatatatatatatatatatatatatatatatatatatatatatatatatatatatatatatatatatatatatatatatatatatatatatatatatatatatatatatatatatatatatatatatatatatatatatatatatatatatatatatatatatatatatatatatatatatatatatatatatatatatatatatatatatatatatatatatatatatatatatatatatatatatatatatatacatatatacacatatatacacacatataaagTGCAAACTTGCAAAGCCGTATACCAAGAAGCCACCGGATGCAAAGCAGTCAGGAAATTCTCTTGAACTGAATACTGTTATTGTGCAGATGCTTCATGTTATTTACACGCTCCATGTTGGTGGCAAGTGAAACCCTTAGAGGACACGTTTGAAGTGACgaggtgaggaaaaaaaacctaagcGCCACTTGACATGACTGTTTATAAGAGGCACTTAACAGATGCAGCCGTCTTTCTTTCTACGCGTGGGTAGACATCTGTCTGCTGCATGTCCAGGCTTGTGGCACCATGGCCATgtctcaaagtaaaaaaaagtggaatttcCCAATGAGGAAAAGTTTGTTCAACTTGGTCTTCCTGTTTGCAGGGCAAAACATGTATAAAAACatggtgtctgtttttccagagATTAGATGACGCTCACTAATTGTAGTCCTAATAAGGAATGATTTTACCTACATGATAAAAGAAGGCATGTTTTAACATTTACCAACCATTGTGCCgctaattaataataaaagaaagcaTGTTTTAACATTTTGCAACCATTAATattatgtgacttttttttgggaaaCAATTCAATTCTATTCTCAAATGTCAAGTTATTTTTCATGATGACCATAATCATATTCATCATATTTTCTAAGAATTTTGTCACACCATGTAAATTCAATGAGTGCTATGCAAGGCACAGCTCTGAATTCTAAATTAATAACAGTGAGTCATTTCTCTGAGCCATTGATAAAGCAATTTGCCTGCTGGTACAAAATCACTCTTGATAATTTTCCCTAAATCACAAAAGTCCGGAAGTCTGGGAAATGTCATATATGGAGAATCGGATGCTTTTTAAACCCTTTTAAGAGACGTCATTAGACAATGCCAATAGAAAATTTGGTGATTATGAGTCTAGTCACTGCAAGTTCAATCTTCAATAAATAAGTGAATGTAGAAATTCTATCTGGCCAGAGGATGAATGGAAATCATCAtatgcttttaaatatgtactAGATATGAAACATgtatttctgagaaaaaaaaaatatttttaaaaagaacatgcaCTACATCTGCTTACAATTTAGCTGAAAAACACTTGATTTTGTACTATTTCGGCCCACAGTTGTGGGTGTAATCTTTTCTCACACAATAAAGCATTCAAGCAtgaaatagaaatataaaagtgatgaaaaaaaatcaaacataccTAGAGGAGGCAATTTGGATCCTAATAGTTACATGGCAACAAAAATTGGAAT
Encoded here:
- the ora4 gene encoding olfactory receptor class A-like protein 4 — protein: MSAVLTVDAILFGMLVFCGILGNLLVIFVVLQAATESPSRRLPPSDTILVHLSLANLLTSLFRTVPIFVSDLGLNVSLSPGWCRVFMLLWVWWRAVGCWVTLTLSIFHFATLRRQHVTFGPLALQRERRRVWVILGVVWGLNLAFSTPALVYSTHVHGNATVELMVISCTTRPLLGCIWEFPSSQQGAAFASASLAFNEVLPLLLMVCTNLATLHSLAKHIRAVTAGGERGELDKHVSGERKAAHVIMSMVSLFVVCWVLQVAAVTYYNHDRGHHAEGLLTVAHFSASLFVGFCPLVVALGHGKLRRRIISMILGWSKGFRWRSSSVEGGVQSMQVEEKKEQTTIFVVAKECKHKGGCKS
- the LOC144203317 gene encoding olfactory receptor class A-like protein 4, whose protein sequence is MLRGKLTTMVDPMEDDMELIGMGLRVSVSPLQIAMYMILVILGILGNAVVMMVIGKSVYVERGRGHNSDIIIINMALSNLLVSVMRNTLLVISDIGLELYSSKEWCRFLMGVWVWLRSVNVWSTLFLSGFHLQTLRRVAPNITTIRTQRGAPSVLLLNLGFIWLLNFLYSIPAYIFSTNGNVNTTETLMLVSSTTRPLLGCVWNFPYSFSGLSYATTSMVIHETLPIILMLLTNIGSLYTLYTHGRTSVKDAPVIKRVPAERRAAKVILALIMLFIMSWGTSIISVNYFNYNRGSSAEFLLVIARFANIVFIAMSPMVLAVGHRRLRSFIKSVLTH
- the LOC144203299 gene encoding von Willebrand factor A domain-containing protein 1-like, which gives rise to MQPMDIFKRMKTSILPVCVFLWVTLQSGNLQVVELPDSVLNCCEGDILLLLDSSGSVANYEFSKLLGFTAELVRPFTLGRGHVRVGLLQVGTEPNLEFGLDVHSNQRSLQKALLAATQLHGSTNTEAALQVAQEILTDNRVPKVMLWLTDGVELGEVEEPIAQLKARGVSVLIVSTVHGNFQVLQRAVSPPVESHLYSVDIDNIDIITDEMRAAIIRIIRAERLRAIDITSHSALLQWRPVLSTLGGYYELWYTAIGNAQTQGRRTLNEESRSVKLTKLQPATTYSAFLQPESNQGLFNTLTVTFTTLPEVLSPALVSVTPFGPHQTQVSWGPLQPSLVERYTVEYGAIPSGTPRTVIVQSHQNSTVLTHLEFGTEYLVTVSTFYKNGKQTAMSVKACSQEAPATLPALPDLQLASTTNNEVQVEWKAVQQNLKGFWLRWDKGGTHGTSSTYLPPSSRSTRLPQFGSNTRVCISPLYSSGRGEGICCSIDNL